In one Desulfitobacterium chlororespirans DSM 11544 genomic region, the following are encoded:
- a CDS encoding SDR family NAD(P)-dependent oxidoreductase has translation MWKGKKVLVTGAGGFIGSHLTEALVKAGADVRVFIRYNSRDGRGNLEDLEPSLLNQIEIIAGDLRDADVIDRAVKGNDVVFHLAALVGIPYSYKNPREVVETNIFGTFNILIAGRDHEVSRVVSTSTSEVYGSAQYVPIDENHPLQGQSPYSASKIGADKLAESFYASYNLPVATIRPFNCYGPRQSARAIIPTLITQALASSEIKLGNLEAKRDFTFVSDTVAGFMAAALSPKAVGRVINVGSGQEISIGELAQIILETTQSSAKLVIDQERVRPSKSEVNRLLADSRLAKEIMDWEPQVSLTEGILKTMAWIEKNLDRFQIGKYQI, from the coding sequence ATGTGGAAAGGTAAAAAAGTTTTAGTTACAGGTGCAGGTGGCTTTATCGGCAGCCATTTAACTGAGGCTTTAGTCAAAGCAGGAGCCGATGTTCGTGTATTTATACGTTACAATTCCCGTGATGGACGAGGAAATCTGGAAGATCTGGAGCCTTCACTCCTTAATCAAATTGAAATCATTGCTGGGGATTTGCGTGATGCCGATGTGATCGATCGGGCTGTCAAAGGAAATGATGTGGTTTTTCACTTAGCAGCTTTAGTGGGTATTCCTTACTCCTATAAAAACCCACGTGAAGTGGTTGAGACTAATATTTTTGGTACCTTTAATATTCTTATAGCAGGGCGTGATCATGAGGTAAGCCGGGTTGTGAGTACCTCTACCAGTGAAGTGTATGGTTCCGCTCAATATGTACCCATTGACGAGAATCATCCTCTCCAAGGGCAGTCTCCCTATTCTGCCAGCAAGATCGGGGCGGATAAATTAGCGGAAAGCTTTTATGCTTCCTATAATCTTCCTGTGGCCACGATTCGTCCTTTTAACTGTTACGGACCGAGACAATCAGCCCGGGCAATTATCCCCACCTTAATTACTCAGGCTCTGGCAAGTTCAGAGATTAAGCTTGGTAATCTTGAAGCCAAACGGGATTTTACCTTTGTATCCGATACCGTGGCAGGATTTATGGCAGCCGCGCTTTCACCGAAGGCAGTAGGTAGAGTTATTAATGTGGGCTCTGGTCAGGAAATCTCGATCGGTGAGCTTGCCCAAATTATCCTTGAAACAACCCAAAGCTCTGCTAAGCTGGTCATTGACCAGGAGAGGGTTCGTCCGAGCAAAAGTGAAGTCAATCGACTCTTGGCTGATAGCCGCTTAGCTAAAGAAATTATGGATTGGGAGCCCCAGGTTTCCTTGACAGAAGGAATTCTAAAAACTATGGCCTGGATCGAAAAAAATCTGGATCGTTTTCAGATAGGAAAATACCAAATCTAG
- a CDS encoding nucleotidyltransferase family protein: MQTIILAGGRGARLDPYSRILPKPLFPIGDKPIAAILIEQLKKAGTDEVIMCLGYLSDLIKTYFQDGSEFGLTIRYSVESEPLGTAGPLKGVEGLKDNFVVVNGDELTTLDFRALYEHHRTVQADMTVAVQKKTTHSSFGVLEIQDGQVIAYAEKPTLNYWASMGIYVINKTVLSYIPDNEKYDMPNLVQCLIQNGAKVSSYESQDLWFDIGTLGDLEKAKEQLEKFKF, from the coding sequence ATGCAAACCATAATATTAGCTGGCGGAAGAGGAGCCCGGCTGGATCCTTATAGCCGGATTTTACCCAAACCCCTTTTTCCTATAGGGGATAAGCCCATAGCAGCTATCTTAATTGAGCAGCTTAAAAAAGCTGGAACAGATGAAGTAATTATGTGCTTAGGTTATCTTTCAGATTTAATAAAGACCTATTTTCAGGACGGCAGTGAATTCGGGCTCACTATTCGTTACTCAGTAGAATCTGAGCCCTTAGGGACAGCAGGCCCTTTAAAAGGAGTCGAGGGTTTGAAGGATAATTTTGTAGTCGTCAATGGAGATGAGTTAACCACTTTGGATTTTCGTGCCCTCTATGAGCACCACAGGACAGTACAGGCAGATATGACCGTTGCTGTCCAGAAAAAGACCACTCACTCTTCTTTTGGTGTTCTGGAAATTCAAGATGGCCAGGTTATTGCCTATGCAGAGAAGCCAACTCTTAATTACTGGGCTAGCATGGGAATCTATGTGATCAATAAAACCGTCCTTTCCTATATCCCGGACAATGAAAAATATGACATGCCCAATTTGGTTCAGTGCCTTATCCAAAATGGAGCGAAGGTTAGCAGTTATGAGAGTCAGGATCTTTGGTTTGATATCGGAACCTTAGGCGATTTAGAAAAAGCCAAAGAGCAATTAG